One genomic window of Roseobacter ponti includes the following:
- a CDS encoding DNA polymerase III subunit chi translates to MGMAMFYHLTRRPMEDTLAMLLGRAAGAGWKVAVRGTDRARLEWLDMKLWQGPADGFPAHGLAGGAHDAVQPVLLTTQEGPAGNGARCVMSIDGAPVTPLEVADLERVCVLFDGNDPHALDVARAQWKVLKDAGVPAQYWSEESGSWEKKAGT, encoded by the coding sequence GTGGGTATGGCGATGTTCTATCACCTGACGCGGCGACCGATGGAGGACACGCTTGCGATGCTGCTGGGCAGGGCGGCGGGGGCAGGGTGGAAGGTCGCGGTGCGCGGCACTGACCGGGCGCGGCTGGAATGGCTCGACATGAAACTCTGGCAGGGCCCGGCGGACGGGTTTCCGGCCCATGGACTGGCGGGCGGCGCGCATGACGCTGTGCAGCCGGTCCTGCTGACAACGCAGGAGGGGCCGGCGGGAAATGGCGCGCGCTGTGTCATGAGCATCGACGGGGCACCGGTTACGCCCTTGGAAGTCGCGGACCTGGAGCGTGTCTGCGTGCTTTTTGACGGCAATGACCCGCATGCGCTGGACGTGGCGCGCGCGCAGTGGAAAGTGCTGAAAGACGCAGGCGTGCCGGCACAGTACTGGTCCGAGGAATCGGGGAGCTGGGAAAAGAAAGCCGGCACCTGA
- a CDS encoding chemotaxis protein CheB produces MDGAEIQGAELTIIGIGSSAGGLEAIRELVATLPTDLNVTYVVVQHMSPHHKSLMTELVARQTSLSVRDVSDGLVPAPNVIYVTPPKTDVVYRDGRLCLVEPSTEVASPKPSVDRFLLSLADGHGEKSMAIILSGTGTDGAYGVQAIREAGGITITQDTESAKYDGMPMAAMQTGCVDLVLRPYEIGTHLQKILTSPRDFDDFRQEASEKSPSSDLLQILLARTRVDFREYKQTTINRRIERRMVALGIESHEEYTQFCRVNPNAVDALFKDLLISVTRFFRDKTEFEQLRDLLPALLKKKGSAPLRVWIAGCATGEEAYSIAIMLSEALGGAKISLKDHVQIFATDIDKDALEVARRGIYGTAALNDIPKSLADQYFIHQNDGIRVIDSLRSAILFSDHNVCQDPPFQKVDLLCCRNLLIYFGNALQHKVMSRFHYAMSENSLMFLGTAESVAGSDEMFFQDNTSAHIYRRRSIRRSEHTAFSNSRQVPQSRRIAPAQPATRQPAETTDRQMFEALALSLGKNSVLVTDEYSIVRVYGNVSSFIEVNDTSNLRMHIDLLRRPFREEARSLVTLALKNAEHRSGVRHLLADDDDAEIRLDVYPIIARDINERAALVVFTELSIDRARGLEKEQLSEETGFDADRIRLLEDEVATTREALQQTIEELETSNEELQSLNEELQSTNEELQATNEELETSNEELQSTNEELITVNEELQVTAAELSGRTGELMSVLETAPLSIMVLDTALQISQATIAATEMFSLTRPVASPHVSQCVMPDSFPALAPICNETLKLGETIHKEFSSGGSRYKLTCSPFFDMRGQMKGVTIVISEFPGLAMELDAILEFGQIYLMHRDPDGKIVRISEKSAQLLGTDRKVAEGADFFKLAPPELGKMLRARDKNLLACESGRVRTTEHVYSEEADSKIWLSTENFLFEDPLSNSATIFTIGTDVSDVVEARQRAEEAYSQLLMLSDIAKIGFWSVDLEADRIYWSDEVFRIHGEDKRDYIPALSEGINYYHPDDREEVRQIVGKVISEGGDFQFRKRLINKQGDSVLVESFGLGRPDDSGNVTRIFGVFRALPDES; encoded by the coding sequence ATGGACGGGGCAGAAATCCAGGGGGCTGAACTGACGATCATCGGGATCGGGTCATCGGCTGGCGGGCTGGAAGCGATACGGGAACTGGTGGCCACACTGCCCACCGATCTCAATGTCACATATGTCGTTGTGCAGCACATGTCGCCGCACCACAAAAGCCTTATGACAGAACTGGTTGCACGACAAACCTCACTTAGTGTCCGGGACGTGAGCGATGGTCTGGTGCCCGCCCCGAATGTGATTTACGTGACCCCGCCCAAGACCGATGTGGTCTACAGGGACGGCCGGCTCTGTCTTGTGGAGCCGAGCACCGAAGTGGCCTCGCCGAAACCATCAGTGGACCGGTTTCTGCTCAGTCTCGCCGACGGGCACGGCGAGAAATCCATGGCGATCATTCTGTCAGGCACCGGGACTGACGGGGCGTATGGTGTACAGGCGATCCGTGAAGCCGGCGGGATTACCATCACTCAGGACACCGAAAGCGCAAAGTATGACGGTATGCCCATGGCCGCGATGCAGACCGGTTGTGTCGATCTGGTACTGCGGCCATATGAAATCGGCACGCATCTGCAGAAGATTCTCACATCGCCGCGTGATTTTGACGATTTCCGTCAGGAAGCCTCCGAAAAAAGCCCCTCGTCAGATCTGTTGCAGATCCTGCTGGCACGTACGCGGGTGGATTTCCGCGAGTATAAACAGACCACCATCAACCGGCGTATTGAGCGACGCATGGTGGCGCTGGGCATCGAGAGCCATGAGGAGTACACGCAGTTCTGCCGGGTCAATCCGAATGCGGTTGATGCGCTTTTCAAAGATCTGCTGATCTCGGTTACACGGTTTTTTCGCGATAAAACCGAGTTTGAGCAGCTGCGCGATCTGCTCCCGGCTTTGCTGAAAAAGAAGGGCTCGGCTCCTCTGCGGGTCTGGATTGCCGGCTGTGCGACGGGTGAAGAGGCCTATTCCATTGCTATAATGCTCAGCGAGGCCCTGGGCGGCGCAAAAATATCGCTGAAGGATCACGTGCAAATTTTTGCCACGGACATTGACAAGGATGCTCTTGAGGTCGCGCGCCGGGGTATCTACGGGACGGCGGCGCTCAACGATATTCCCAAATCCCTGGCGGATCAGTACTTCATTCACCAGAACGACGGCATCCGGGTAATTGACAGTCTGCGCTCTGCCATTCTATTTTCGGATCACAACGTCTGTCAGGACCCGCCGTTTCAGAAGGTTGATCTTCTTTGTTGCCGTAACCTTTTGATTTATTTCGGCAATGCGCTTCAGCATAAAGTCATGTCGCGCTTTCACTATGCCATGAGCGAAAATTCCCTGATGTTTCTCGGCACAGCCGAAAGCGTGGCCGGATCCGACGAGATGTTTTTTCAGGATAACACCTCGGCGCATATATACCGGCGCCGGTCTATCCGGCGGTCCGAGCACACCGCGTTTTCAAACAGCCGCCAGGTGCCGCAGTCGCGCCGGATCGCACCGGCACAGCCCGCTACCCGGCAACCGGCCGAAACGACAGACCGTCAGATGTTCGAGGCACTGGCTTTGTCGCTGGGCAAAAACTCGGTTCTGGTCACGGACGAATATTCCATCGTGCGGGTTTACGGGAACGTCAGCTCGTTCATCGAGGTCAACGATACCAGCAATCTGAGAATGCACATCGATCTGTTGCGCCGGCCGTTCCGCGAAGAGGCGCGCAGTCTGGTGACGCTGGCACTGAAAAACGCAGAGCATCGCTCGGGCGTGCGACATCTGCTGGCCGACGATGATGACGCGGAAATCCGGCTTGACGTTTATCCGATCATTGCACGCGACATCAATGAACGCGCAGCGCTTGTGGTCTTTACCGAGCTCAGCATCGACCGTGCACGGGGGCTGGAAAAAGAACAGCTGTCCGAGGAGACGGGCTTTGATGCCGACCGGATCAGGCTGCTGGAAGATGAAGTTGCCACGACCCGTGAAGCCTTGCAGCAGACCATTGAGGAGCTCGAAACCTCTAACGAGGAACTGCAGTCGCTGAACGAGGAACTGCAGTCCACCAATGAAGAGCTGCAGGCGACCAATGAGGAGCTCGAGACCTCGAACGAAGAGCTGCAGTCCACCAACGAAGAGCTGATCACCGTCAACGAAGAGCTGCAGGTGACGGCGGCGGAGCTCAGCGGGCGGACCGGTGAACTGATGTCGGTGCTGGAGACTGCGCCGCTGTCGATCATGGTGCTCGATACGGCACTGCAGATCAGCCAGGCGACGATTGCCGCGACTGAGATGTTCAGCCTGACGCGCCCCGTAGCCAGCCCGCATGTCAGCCAGTGTGTGATGCCCGACAGCTTTCCGGCACTGGCCCCGATCTGTAACGAGACGCTCAAACTCGGTGAGACGATTCACAAGGAATTCAGCTCCGGCGGATCGCGGTACAAGCTGACCTGCTCGCCCTTCTTTGATATGCGCGGACAGATGAAGGGCGTGACAATCGTCATCTCAGAATTCCCCGGTCTGGCGATGGAGCTCGACGCCATTCTGGAGTTCGGGCAGATTTATCTTATGCACCGCGATCCGGATGGTAAAATCGTCCGGATCAGCGAGAAATCAGCGCAGCTTCTGGGCACCGACCGCAAGGTGGCGGAAGGCGCTGATTTCTTCAAGCTCGCACCGCCTGAACTGGGTAAGATGCTGCGTGCGCGGGATAAAAACCTGCTCGCCTGCGAGAGCGGTCGGGTCCGGACCACCGAACATGTGTATTCCGAAGAGGCGGACAGCAAGATATGGCTGAGCACCGAGAATTTCCTCTTTGAGGACCCGTTGAGCAATTCGGCAACGATTTTTACTATCGGAACCGACGTCTCTGACGTCGTCGAGGCCCGCCAGCGGGCAGAAGAGGCCTATTCGCAGCTGCTTATGTTGTCGGACATCGCAAAAATCGGCTTCTGGTCGGTCGATCTCGAAGCGGACCGGATCTACTGGTCTGACGAGGTATTCCGCATCCACGGCGAGGACAAACGCGATTATATCCCCGCGCTCAGCGAAGGTATCAATTACTACCACCCCGATGACCGTGAAGAAGTGAGACAGATCGTCGGGAAAGTGATCTCGGAGGGCGGTGATTTTCAGTTCAGAAAGCGGCTCATAAACAAGCAGGGCGACAGCGTTCTGGTGGAAAGCTTTGGCCTGGGCCGGCCCGATGACAGCGGCAATGTCACCCGGATTTTTGGTGTTTTCAGGGCATTGCCGGACGAAAGCTGA
- the ndk gene encoding nucleoside-diphosphate kinase yields MALERTFSIIKPDATRRNLTGKINAKFEDAGLRIIAQKRIHMTKAQAGAFYAVHAERPFYDELCEFMASEPVVVQVLEGENAISKNREVMGATNPSDAAPGTIRAEFAESVGENSVHGSDAPETAAEEIAYFFSGTELVG; encoded by the coding sequence ATGGCTCTCGAACGCACATTTTCGATCATCAAACCCGACGCCACACGCCGCAACCTGACCGGCAAAATCAACGCCAAGTTTGAGGACGCCGGCCTGCGCATCATCGCGCAGAAACGCATTCACATGACCAAAGCCCAGGCCGGTGCTTTTTACGCCGTGCACGCAGAACGCCCGTTCTATGACGAGCTGTGCGAATTCATGGCGTCCGAGCCGGTTGTCGTGCAGGTTCTTGAGGGTGAGAATGCAATCTCGAAAAACCGTGAAGTGATGGGGGCAACCAACCCTTCCGATGCCGCACCAGGGACCATCCGCGCAGAATTCGCTGAAAGCGTTGGCGAGAATTCCGTGCATGGCTCCGATGCACCCGAAACGGCAGCAGAAGAAATCGCTTATTTCTTCTCGGGCACTGAGCTGGTCGGCTGA
- a CDS encoding aldose epimerase family protein has protein sequence MITLQSRDLRATILQRGATLTGLWHCSSDRALVLGSPDASRYDGDLLYAGAIVGPLANRISGAFVTIAGQKWALPANEGANCLHNGPGGLHSLRWDTTEQSEVSVTLQADLPHGATGLPGNRRITARYRLTPDGALELILEAVTDRPTLMNPAHHPYWTLSSHGADAHSLQVNATEFTETDAENLPTGQVLPVAGTAFDFTSERRMPADRTIDVNLCLAGQTAAAPRPVAKLTGDDGMRLEIETTAPGLQVYNASGLARSDIAMHPRQRLEPFAGIALEPQGWPDAPGRPDFPSVDLHPGTPFRQHTIYRIFR, from the coding sequence ATGATCACACTTCAGTCACGCGATCTGCGGGCCACCATACTGCAGCGCGGTGCGACGCTTACCGGTCTGTGGCACTGCAGCTCCGACCGCGCCCTGGTTCTCGGGTCTCCGGATGCATCCCGCTATGACGGCGATCTCCTTTATGCAGGCGCTATTGTGGGCCCGCTCGCCAACCGTATTTCGGGTGCCTTCGTCACGATCGCGGGACAGAAATGGGCCCTGCCCGCCAATGAAGGCGCAAACTGCCTGCACAACGGCCCGGGCGGTCTGCACAGCCTCAGGTGGGACACAACGGAACAGTCGGAAGTCAGCGTTACCCTGCAGGCAGATCTGCCTCACGGGGCAACGGGCCTGCCGGGCAACCGCCGGATCACGGCTCGGTACAGGCTGACGCCCGATGGTGCGCTGGAACTGATCCTTGAAGCCGTAACGGACAGGCCCACGCTGATGAACCCGGCGCATCATCCCTACTGGACCCTTAGCAGTCATGGCGCAGATGCGCACAGCCTGCAGGTCAATGCCACAGAATTTACAGAAACCGATGCAGAGAACCTGCCGACCGGACAGGTGCTGCCCGTCGCCGGCACCGCGTTCGATTTCACATCTGAGCGCAGAATGCCGGCAGATCGCACGATTGACGTTAACCTGTGCCTTGCCGGTCAAACCGCCGCTGCGCCGCGCCCGGTGGCAAAGCTTACCGGCGATGACGGGATGCGTCTTGAGATCGAAACAACAGCGCCGGGGCTGCAGGTCTATAATGCCAGCGGACTGGCGCGCTCAGACATTGCGATGCACCCGCGGCAGAGGCTGGAGCCTTTCGCGGGGATCGCGCTGGAACCTCAGGGGTGGCCCGATGCGCCCGGGCGTCCGGATTTTCCGTCAGTGGACCTGCACCCGGGTACCCCGTTCCGGCAGCACACAATCTACCGGATTTTTCGCTGA
- a CDS encoding ABC-F family ATP-binding cassette domain-containing protein: protein MLRISDISYSVEGRPLFEGASAVIPDGHKVGLVGRNGAGKTTLFKIIRGELGLDGGDIALPSRAKIGGVAQEVPSSSTSLIDTVLEADTERASLLAEADTATEPTRIAEIQTRLADIDAWSAEGRAASILKGLGFDDAEQRMPCSDFSGGWRMRVALAAVLFAQPDLLLLDEPTNYLDLEGALWLEAYLAKYPHTVIIISHDRGLLNRAVGAILHLEDRKLTFYQGPYDQFARQRAEQRAVQAAMAKKQQARRDHMQSFVDRFKAKASKAKQAQSRLKMIEKMDMIASPEQVAKRVFTFPEPEELSPPIISIEGGSTGYNGTPVLNRLNLRIDQDDRIALLGKNGQGKSTLSKLLSNRLVLMDGKEIRAGKLRVGFFAQHQVEELHVNETPLQHMISARPDVQHSKLRAQLAGFGLGPDQAETEVGRLSGGQKARLSLLLATLDAPHLLILDEPTNHLDIESREALVEALTRYSGAVILVSHDMHLLSMVADRLWLVSNGTVKPYEDDLEAYRRMLLTPAKPVSRSAKPKAVAEARRASRDEILALKSEVRKSETRVEKLNEMRDRLAGKLADPALYEDAKGGELEVWNRKYAEVMEALERAETLWMTALEKLETAGPDR, encoded by the coding sequence ATGTTACGGATCTCGGATATCAGCTATTCTGTCGAAGGCCGCCCTCTCTTTGAGGGCGCCAGCGCGGTCATTCCCGACGGCCACAAAGTGGGCCTTGTCGGTCGCAACGGTGCCGGCAAAACCACCCTTTTTAAGATCATCCGCGGCGAGCTTGGTCTTGACGGCGGCGACATCGCCCTGCCCTCGCGGGCAAAGATCGGCGGCGTGGCGCAGGAGGTGCCCTCCTCGTCGACATCCCTGATCGATACCGTTCTTGAAGCCGATACCGAGCGCGCGAGCCTGCTGGCCGAGGCCGACACGGCCACCGAGCCCACCCGCATTGCCGAGATTCAGACCCGGCTGGCGGATATCGACGCATGGTCGGCCGAGGGACGCGCAGCAAGCATTCTCAAAGGCCTCGGATTTGACGATGCCGAACAGCGCATGCCCTGCTCTGACTTCTCCGGCGGCTGGCGGATGCGCGTGGCGCTGGCCGCCGTGCTCTTTGCCCAGCCCGATCTGCTGCTGCTGGACGAGCCCACGAACTATCTCGATCTCGAAGGCGCGCTCTGGCTTGAGGCCTATCTTGCGAAGTACCCGCATACGGTCATCATCATCAGCCACGACCGCGGTCTGCTGAACCGCGCAGTGGGCGCCATCCTGCATCTCGAAGACCGCAAGCTCACGTTCTATCAGGGCCCCTATGACCAGTTCGCCCGGCAACGTGCGGAACAGCGTGCCGTTCAGGCCGCGATGGCGAAAAAACAGCAGGCCCGGCGCGATCACATGCAGTCTTTTGTCGATCGCTTCAAAGCCAAGGCATCTAAGGCAAAACAGGCCCAGTCCCGCCTGAAAATGATCGAAAAAATGGATATGATCGCCTCGCCCGAGCAGGTGGCCAAGCGCGTCTTTACCTTCCCCGAGCCTGAAGAACTGTCGCCGCCGATCATCTCTATCGAGGGCGGATCCACCGGGTATAACGGCACACCCGTGCTGAACAGGCTCAATCTGCGTATCGACCAGGATGACCGCATCGCGCTTCTGGGCAAAAACGGCCAGGGCAAATCGACCCTGTCAAAGCTGCTGAGCAACCGTCTTGTGCTGATGGACGGCAAGGAAATCCGCGCCGGCAAGCTGCGCGTCGGCTTTTTCGCCCAGCACCAGGTCGAGGAACTGCACGTCAATGAAACGCCGCTGCAGCATATGATTTCGGCCCGTCCGGATGTGCAGCACTCAAAGCTGCGCGCGCAGCTTGCGGGCTTCGGGCTGGGACCGGATCAGGCTGAGACAGAAGTGGGCCGGCTTTCGGGCGGACAGAAAGCACGCCTGTCACTCCTGCTCGCCACGCTGGATGCGCCACACCTGCTTATTCTCGACGAGCCGACCAACCACCTGGACATCGAAAGCCGCGAAGCACTGGTAGAGGCGCTGACACGCTATTCCGGCGCGGTGATTCTCGTGAGCCACGACATGCACCTGTTGAGCATGGTCGCAGACCGGCTCTGGCTGGTCTCAAACGGCACCGTGAAACCCTACGAAGACGATCTTGAGGCCTATCGCCGTATGCTGCTGACCCCGGCGAAACCGGTGAGCAGATCCGCAAAGCCCAAAGCGGTAGCCGAGGCCCGTCGCGCCAGCCGGGACGAAATCCTGGCACTGAAATCAGAGGTGCGCAAATCCGAAACCCGGGTGGAAAAGCTCAACGAAATGCGCGACAGGCTCGCCGGCAAACTGGCCGACCCGGCACTTTACGAAGACGCCAAGGGCGGCGAACTGGAAGTCTGGAACAGGAAATACGCCGAAGTGATGGAAGCACTCGAACGGGCTGAAACGCTCTGGATGACCGCGCTGGAAAAACTCGAAACCGCCGGGCCTGACCGCTGA
- a CDS encoding retropepsin-like aspartic protease family protein, which produces MQGDDIGSLIYLVLLGLMIAGFFVAQNRMSLNRTLQSLAIWVLIFFGVVAAYGLWGDIRQTVMPQQTSFAETGQIVVPRSPDGHYYIRADVNGASTLFVLDTGATDMVLTQEDARRAGLDPQALNYIGRAMTANGEVRTAPVWLESVTLGAVTDRNLPATVNAGEMSQSLLGMTYLQRWGRIEIEGGELTLTR; this is translated from the coding sequence GTGCAGGGCGATGATATCGGCAGTCTGATCTATCTTGTGCTTCTCGGTCTGATGATCGCAGGCTTTTTCGTGGCGCAGAACCGCATGTCGCTGAACAGAACACTGCAGTCGCTGGCGATCTGGGTGCTGATCTTTTTCGGCGTGGTTGCAGCATACGGGCTCTGGGGAGACATCCGCCAGACGGTCATGCCGCAACAGACCAGCTTTGCTGAGACCGGCCAGATCGTCGTGCCGCGCAGCCCCGACGGCCATTACTATATCCGGGCGGATGTGAACGGGGCATCCACGCTCTTTGTGCTCGACACCGGCGCCACCGATATGGTGCTGACACAGGAAGACGCCCGCCGCGCGGGCCTCGATCCGCAGGCGCTGAACTATATTGGCCGGGCGATGACGGCCAACGGCGAGGTGCGCACCGCACCGGTCTGGCTGGAGAGTGTCACACTGGGTGCCGTCACCGACCGCAACCTGCCCGCCACCGTGAACGCCGGAGAGATGTCGCAGTCACTGCTGGGCATGACCTATCTGCAACGGTGGGGCCGGATCGAGATTGAGGGCGGAGAGCTGACCCTCACACGCTGA
- a CDS encoding TfoX/Sxy family DNA transformation protein produces MSDPVSSIRNLGPAYEAACADAGIMSADALRRIGADAAYARLLRAGTKPHFIGYYVLVMALQNRPWNDCQGEEKKALRKRFDAIRAEAFDENADAFERMMDQIGVRPPGV; encoded by the coding sequence GTGTCTGACCCGGTCTCATCCATCAGAAATCTCGGTCCCGCCTATGAGGCGGCCTGCGCGGATGCCGGTATCATGTCGGCAGATGCCCTGCGACGGATCGGCGCGGATGCCGCTTATGCCCGGCTTTTGCGCGCAGGCACCAAACCTCACTTCATCGGTTACTATGTTCTGGTTATGGCACTGCAGAACCGCCCGTGGAACGACTGCCAGGGCGAAGAAAAGAAGGCCCTGCGCAAAAGGTTCGACGCCATCCGCGCCGAAGCATTCGACGAAAACGCGGACGCCTTTGAGCGGATGATGGACCAGATCGGCGTGCGCCCGCCAGGCGTTTAA
- a CDS encoding MarC family protein — protein sequence MIPDTAFMITAFVTMFVVIDPIGLAPLFVAMTRGMPANLRRRIALRATLVGVFVLLAFAIFGEALLSFIGISMPAFRVSGGILLFLTALDMLFERRTKRREDRSDEDDQDDPSVFPLAIPLIAGPGAIASVILLIGQRPGLEGTVTVLGATGLVMIIVVAFFLASGLIERALGKTGITVVTRLMGMLLAALSVQFVLDGLSAFGFGPGAG from the coding sequence ATGATACCTGACACTGCCTTTATGATCACCGCCTTCGTTACCATGTTCGTGGTGATCGATCCCATCGGTCTTGCCCCGCTCTTTGTGGCCATGACCCGGGGCATGCCGGCCAACCTGCGCCGCCGTATCGCCCTGCGCGCGACACTTGTGGGCGTGTTTGTTCTGCTGGCCTTTGCCATCTTCGGTGAGGCACTGCTGAGCTTCATTGGCATCTCTATGCCCGCATTCCGGGTGTCGGGTGGTATCCTGCTTTTTCTGACAGCCCTCGACATGCTCTTTGAGCGCCGCACCAAACGCCGTGAGGACCGCTCGGACGAAGACGATCAGGATGACCCGTCGGTCTTTCCCCTGGCCATCCCGCTCATCGCCGGACCCGGCGCCATTGCCTCGGTCATTCTGCTCATTGGTCAGCGTCCGGGGCTCGAAGGCACTGTCACCGTACTCGGCGCTACCGGTCTCGTGATGATCATCGTCGTAGCCTTTTTCCTGGCCAGCGGGCTCATTGAACGTGCTCTGGGTAAAACCGGCATCACCGTGGTGACCCGCCTGATGGGCATGCTGCTGGCGGCCCTGTCCGTTCAGTTCGTGCTCGACGGGCTCTCGGCCTTCGGCTTTGGTCCCGGCGCGGGCTGA
- a CDS encoding leucyl aminopeptidase yields the protein MTTPTPVTFSETDIEKLAGHEGRVAIIVDTEGKTDAAGRRVNRLSKGALNRALEARAEKDLKPGKVFTLAWPAGMKAEAVDVLCLPRRSGDTVARKGGAVLGRLRGKADLLLAAGRARRVAHVVSGAVLRDYDFNVHKTGAEAAKGTIEVMCSDSAAARETAAPHLALADGCFFARDLVNEPANILTTTEFASRLADMEKLGLSVEVLEEDKLEELGMRTLLAVGQGSASPSKVVVMQWNGGAAGEAPLALVGKGVVFDTGGISLKPAAGMEDMTMDMGGAGTVAGVMRALALRGAKANVVGLVGLVENMPSGTAIRPGDVVKSMKGDTVEILNTDAEGRLVLCDVMWYAQERFEPAGMIDLATLTGAIIIGLGHENAGVFSNDDTLCNRFLKAAEAEGEGAWRMPLGEAYDDMLKSPIADMKNIGGRPAGSITAAQYLQRFVKDGMPWIHLDIAGVASVKSETPLAPKGATGWGVRALDRLVADHFETE from the coding sequence GGCAAAACAGATGCGGCCGGGCGCCGGGTCAACCGGCTGAGCAAGGGCGCGCTGAACCGCGCGCTTGAGGCGCGCGCCGAAAAGGATCTTAAACCCGGTAAGGTGTTCACGCTGGCCTGGCCTGCGGGCATGAAGGCGGAGGCGGTCGATGTGCTTTGCCTGCCGCGCCGGTCCGGCGACACCGTGGCGCGAAAAGGCGGCGCAGTGCTCGGCCGTCTGCGCGGTAAGGCGGATCTGTTGCTGGCTGCCGGGCGGGCGCGGCGTGTGGCCCATGTGGTCTCGGGGGCTGTGCTGCGGGATTATGATTTCAACGTGCACAAGACCGGGGCGGAAGCCGCGAAAGGCACAATTGAAGTGATGTGCAGTGATTCGGCGGCCGCCAGAGAGACAGCGGCTCCACATCTGGCACTGGCGGACGGGTGCTTTTTCGCCCGCGACCTCGTCAATGAGCCTGCCAATATTCTGACCACCACCGAATTCGCCAGCCGCCTGGCGGATATGGAAAAGCTGGGTCTGTCGGTGGAAGTGCTGGAAGAAGACAAGCTGGAAGAGCTTGGCATGCGCACTCTGCTTGCGGTGGGTCAGGGCTCCGCGAGCCCGTCAAAAGTGGTGGTGATGCAGTGGAACGGCGGTGCCGCGGGCGAAGCCCCGCTGGCGCTCGTCGGGAAGGGTGTGGTTTTTGATACCGGTGGTATCAGCCTGAAACCCGCCGCCGGTATGGAAGACATGACCATGGATATGGGCGGTGCCGGTACGGTTGCCGGTGTGATGCGTGCGCTGGCACTGCGCGGTGCCAAAGCAAATGTCGTGGGGCTGGTCGGGCTGGTGGAAAACATGCCGTCGGGCACCGCGATCCGCCCTGGCGATGTGGTGAAATCAATGAAAGGCGATACCGTCGAGATCCTGAATACCGATGCAGAAGGCCGTCTCGTGCTCTGTGACGTGATGTGGTACGCTCAGGAACGGTTTGAGCCGGCCGGTATGATCGATCTGGCGACGCTGACCGGCGCGATCATCATCGGGCTTGGTCATGAAAACGCCGGTGTCTTCTCCAACGACGACACGCTGTGTAACCGCTTTCTCAAAGCCGCGGAGGCCGAGGGCGAGGGTGCCTGGCGGATGCCGCTGGGCGAGGCTTACGACGATATGCTGAAATCCCCGATCGCGGATATGAAAAACATCGGCGGGCGACCTGCAGGCTCAATCACCGCCGCGCAGTATCTGCAGCGCTTTGTCAAAGACGGTATGCCGTGGATCCATCTGGATATTGCCGGTGTGGCTTCGGTGAAATCGGAAACACCCCTGGCGCCCAAAGGGGCGACCGGCTGGGGCGTTCGCGCGCTCGACCGGCTCGTGGCGGATCATTTCGAGACGGAATAA